One region of Zingiber officinale cultivar Zhangliang chromosome 7B, Zo_v1.1, whole genome shotgun sequence genomic DNA includes:
- the LOC122007013 gene encoding protein NOI4-like — MASDKGQPLPKFGEWDVNNPASAEGFTVIFNKARDEKKTGSNSGATPTRNDGGDLQHDDAYQYQPKSRKWLCCG, encoded by the exons ATGGCTTCG GATAAGGGCCAACCACTACCCAAGTTCGGAGAGTGGGATGTGAACAATCCTGCCTCAGCAGAAGGTTTCACTGTCATATTCAACAAAGCCCGAGATGAAAAGAAAACAGGTAGCAACTCCGGAGCGACACCAACTAGAAATGATGGAGGTGATTTGCAACATGATGATGCCTATCAGTATCAACCGAAAAGC CGCAAGTGGTTGTGCTGTGGTTGA
- the LOC122007014 gene encoding DNA-damage-repair/toleration protein DRT111, chloroplastic-like, translating to MLGGLYGDLPPPSTADEERSSSSSVWSSSAKMAPPTLRKQSIILQPQSVLKNQQSHIKAKSSLTPQVKELGASAPLNLSENGGKAPSFQPALVGVTSTVLEEYDPARPNDYEDYRREKKRKTAEEEMKRELERRRWEEEERDREREQREREAAEREENGYRSRSSALSISGEEAWKRRAAKSEGVTPRSPSPPSSGDGFSIGKSTTAGLGIGVGGHMTAAQRMMAKMGWKEGQGLGKQEQGITTPLMAKKTDRRAGVIVNASEPKSEKKVKSANLNGPPTRVVLLRNMVGPGEVDDELEDEVASECTKYGTVTRVLIFEITQENFPAEESVRIFVQFERPEEATKALIDLGGRFFGGRTVHASFYDEERFGNNELAPLPGEVAGY from the exons ATGTTGGGTGGACTCTATGGAGACCTTCCCCCTCCTTCAACAGCCGATGAGGAGAGAAGCAGCAGTTCATCTGTTTGGTCAAGCAGTGCAAAGATGGCACCACCCACATTGCGAAAGCAGTCAATCATTCTCCAACCTCAATCTGTTTTGAAGAACCAACAGTCGCATATTAAAGCTAAAAGTTCACTCACTCCGCAAGTGAAGGAATTGGGTGCTTCCGCCCCCTTAAATTTGTCTGAAAATGGTGGTAAAGCCCCATCCTTTCAGCCAGCTCTTGTTGGGGTGACATCAACGGTCTTAGAGGAGTATGATCCTGCTAGGCCAAATGATTATGAAGATTATAggagagagaagaagagaaaaactGCAGAAGAGGAAATGAAACGAGAGCTAGAGAGGCGGCGCTgggaagaggaggaaagggatAGAGAGCGGGAACAAAGGGAACGGGAAGCTGCAGAGAGAGAAGAGAATGGTTATCGATCAAGGTCCTCAGCACTGAGTATATCTGGTGAAGAAGCTTGGAAAAGGCGTGCTGCCAAGAGCGAAGGAGTTACTCCTAGGTCACCTTCTCCGCCTTCAAGTGGAGATGGATTTAGCATTGGAAAATCAACAACTGCTGGATTGGGAATTGGTGTTGGTGGCCACATGACTGCTGCACAGAGGATGATGGCAAAGATGGGCTGGAAAGAAGGCCAAGGACTTGGCAAGCAGGAACAGGGTATTACTACTCCTTTGATGGCTAAAAAGACTGACAGACGAGCTGGGGTGATTGTTAATGCTAGTGAGCCTAAATCTGAGAAGAAGGTGAAAAGTGCTAATCTCAATGGTCCACCCACTCGTGTTGTACTTCTTCGAAACATG GTTGGACCAGGAGAGGTAGATGATGAGCTTGAAGATGAGGTTGCATCAGAGTGCACAAAGTATGGTACTGTTACACGTGTGTTGATATTTGAGATAACACAAGAAAACTTCCCTGCAGAAGAATCAGTCAGGATCTTTGTTCAATTTGAGAGACCAGAGGAAGCCACAAAGGCATTAATCGATCTTGGTGGGCGTTTTTTTGGCGGAAGAACTGTGCATGCTTCATTTTATGATGAGGAAAGGTTTGGAAACAATGAGTTGGCTCCGCTGCCTGGTGAAGTAGCTGGTTACTAA